From the Synechococcus sp. KORDI-49 genome, the window GCGGGCACACACCTGCAAACCGGAGGTGAAGCGCCCCAGGCGGTGCACCGGCCGCGCACCTGTGGGTTCGAGCAAGGCCGTGAGCGTGTGGCGCAGAAAGCCCCCACCGGGCATCACCGGCAAGCCCGAGGGCTTGTTGATCACCAACAGATCGCCGTCGTCATGGATCGTCTGCCATTGATCGGGAATCGCCTCCTCCCGCCAGGGCGGGCGACGCCAACAGAGGATCTCTCCGCCCTGCAGTTGCCGATCTGCCAACAAGCGCAGCCCATTGCAATCCAGCTCACCAGCGGTGATGCGCTGACGCCACATCTCGGCATCCGAATGGCGATAGAGCTGCGCCAACCAGTCGATCAAGGACGAGCCGGCCGCTTCAGCCGGCACCCGGTCGCGATACGTCCAGCCCTGATTGAGCGCCGCCTCGCGCCAGCCAGCCCTCAAGTCACCAGACGGTGCTCCAGGGCATAGCGCACCAGTTCCGTGCGGCTGGACGTGCCGGTCTTGTTGAACAGCCGACTCACGTACTTCTCGACGTTGCGGATCGAGGTCTCCAGCTGGCGGGCGATCTCCTTGTTCATCAGCCCCTCGGCCACCAGTTGCAGCACGCTCGCCTCCCGCGGCGTGAAGCTGTGCACCACCGGCTCTTTCGCGGGCAGAGCTTCCGCCTGGGCCAGCAGGGAGCGGATTTCGGTGATCTGCTTGGCCATCTGACCCATGTCCGTGTCAGCGAAGCGGGCCGCCTCCTGCAGCAACCGCTGCTGGCGCTGCGCCACGTTGCGCACCCGCGCCACCAGTTCATCCGGGTCGAACGGCTTGGGGATGTAGTCATCCACGCCGGCCATGTACCCCTGGGTGCGGTCCGCCGTCATCCCCTTGGCCGTGAGGAAGATCACCGGGGTTCCTCCCAAACGCTCGTCGGCCCGCAGCTTCTTCAGCAGGCCGTAGCCATCGAGTCTCGGCATCATCACGTCGCTGATCACCAGATCCGGCAGCATCTGCTGCGCCTTCACGAAGCCCTCCTCGCCATCCACGGCCGTGGTCACATCGAATCCCTCGTCCTCGAGGTAAGCCTGAACCGCTGTTCGCAGACCGGGCTCATCGTCAACCAGCAGCAGCCTCGGCGCCGGAACCTCCTGCTCGTCTGTGCTGGGTGGGGGGGCGTCGCTCATGGCTGGCTCGCACTCAGTTCAATGTATGAAGCACGAGCTCAGGGAGCCAGTGCGGGTAACTGCTCCTGACGTTCGGGAATCAGGGTCGAATACCCCAGAGACAGGGCCTTGTCCCTCAGCGTGACCGGATCGGTGCCCGCCAGCTCCGGAACACAGGCCGCCCACCAGACCAGATGATCCTCACGGTTGGTGTCGTTCACCGGACCCCCGGGATTGATCGTCCGCACGTACACCGCCGTCGCGGTGCGTTTGACGCGAACCGGGCTGGAGGCGCTGCAGTCGACCGACTCGAAGTAGATGTTCAGATCGGAAGGGGATTCCTCCCAGATCTGATAACGCCGCATGGTGTCCGTGGACGAGGGCGTCCTCACCGCATAGATGCCGATGATGCGCGGGCCTCCGGCATCGGGCTCCTCGATCAGCACCTTCAGATCCTGAGGCCTGGATTTCTTCATCTGCTCCAGCACCTCCTGACGATCGATCCCGCGGATCGGCGCAGTGCACAGCAGCACAGGCAAGGCAACGGCTGCGGACAACATCAGCCTGGACAGCACAGAACGCATGCGCGTTGCGGCGGAAATCTGCGCACCATGGTGACAAGAACCCGCGCCTCTGATCTGACCTCGTCACCACTTGCCTTTGATCACCAGGCGACCACGCCCTGTGCTGCCGAAGTGGTGGAGGCGATGGAGCCGTACTGGTGCGAGCAGTGGGGCAATCCCTCAAGCCGGCAGCATCGGCTCGGGCTCAGTGCCGCCGCCGCGGTCTCCCTGGCGCGACGGCAGCTGGCGGAATGCCTGGCGGTGGAACCCGAACGGGTGGTGTTCACCAGCGGGGCCACCGAAGCCAACAACCTCGCCCTGCTTGGCCACGCCAGAGCCCGGAGGCGTTCGGGAGACCGGCCGGGCCATCTCATCAGCGTGGTCACAGAACACCACGCCGTTCTCGACCCTCTCCATCAGCTTCAGCGCGAGGGATTCCAGCTGACGTTGCTGAAGCCTGGACCCGATGGCCTGATCAGCCCGGACGATCTCAGGGATGCGATCACCGCTGACACGGTGATGGTGAGCGTGATGGCGGCCAACAATGAAATCGGAGTGCTGCAACCACTGGCGGAACTCTCCGCGATCTGCCGGCAACGGGGCATCACGGTTCACAGCGATGCGGCCCAGGCCTTTGGACATATTCCCCTCGATCCGGATGCCCTGGGACTGGACCTGGTCAGCCTCAGCGCCCACAAGCTGTACGGCCCCAAAGGGATCGGAGCCCTGGTGATCCGCCCGGGGATCGATCTCACCCCTCTTCAGTGGGGCGGCGGCCAGGAACAGGGCCTGCGCCCCGGCACCCTCCCGGCTCCCCTGATCGTCGGGTTCGCTGCCGCGGCACGGCTGACGGTCTCGGAACGGGATGCCCGTTCCGCGCGACTGCAAAAGCTGCGGGATCACCTGCTCCGCGGTCTGGAGGAACAGCTTCCTCAGATCCTGCTCAACGGAGCTCAGGCACCACGCCTGGCTCACAACCTCAACATCAGCGTCCCCGGGGTCAATGGCAATCGCCTGCATCGGGCTCTGCGTCCGGAACTCACCTGCAGCAGCGGATCCGCCTGCAGCAACGGCTCACCCTCCCATGTGCTGCAGGCTCTCGGCCGCAGCCGACAGCTGGCGGAAGCCTCCCTGCGGCTCAGCCTCGGACGAAGCACCACCGAGCAGGACGTGGAGCAGGCGATCCGTGTGATCACGCAGGCAGTGCGTGCGCTCACCCCTTGAACTCAGTACCTTCCGACTGATCCCTGAAACCGATGATGACCAGCACGCCGGGGCACTCTCTCGATGCGGGCTTGGCGATCCGGGATGGCTGGAGGGCTTTCCTGCTTTCCCCGTGGAGCTTCGTCGGCTTCGCGGTCGTCGCGACGATCCTGTCGTCGCTGGTGGATCTGCTTCCCGGAATCGCCGGGTTTCTGGCCACAACGCTGATCGATCTCTGGATCAGCATCGGGCTGGTGCGTGGTGCCTGGATCGCGCTCGACGGAAGAAAACCGGCCTTCGCGGATCTCGCCGCCCTGAACGGTCCGGCGATCTGGCGGTTGTTCAGCAGTCAGCTGGTGCTGGCTCTGCTGCTGTTGCCGATCGCTCTGATCGTGATCGGGGTTGCCCTGACCGCCGCCGAGGCCATCCAGCCCGCCGCCCGGCTGCTGAATCTCAGTTTCACGAGCGATCTGAGCGATCCGCAGCAGCTCAACGTGCTGATCCCGGGCTATCAGACGATGGTCATGAAGCTCATGCAGAGCCCCGTGGCCCTCATTGCGCTGCTGAGCGGCTGGGTTCTGGCGGTGTACGTGCAGGTGAACCAGTCCTTCCTGGGCTTCATCGCACTTCTCGATGGTCGTGGCCCGATCACGACGATCCGCAGCGGCTTTGAACGTGTGAAGGGTCAGTGGTGGGCGGTGCTGGGCCTGCTGGTGCTGCAGACGATCATCCTTCTGATCGGCGTTCTGCTGATGGTTCTGGGTCTGCTGGCAGCGGTTCCCCTCGTCTTCTGCATCACCGGTGCCGCCTACCGCCAGCTGTTCGGCTCCGACGACCGGGCCGATTTCCTCAAAGGGCGGTGAGCAGCACGAACCCCACCGCTCCGATCAAGGCCAGCAGCAGCTGAGCCACCTGGCTGACGAGCAGTCCGGCCACAACCGCCAGGCCGACCCGCATCGAGCGGACAGCGCGGGCATTCCAACCGAGCTCCGGAGAGCGCTCTTGCAGCGACCATGCCTCCACGACGGTTGCCATCAACCAGGGACCGATCAGCACCCCGAATCCACCGGCCAACAGACCGAAACCGAGCCCGACAACCGCTGCCGGAGCAGACCAGCGACCAGCCTGCAGCCTCGCTGTGGCCAGGCTCACCGCCAGCAGATCGGCGATCAGCCCCAAGCCGAAGGTCACCGTGGCCAGCAGCAGCGGCGGCCAGCCGGCACTCCAGCCGACATGCCAGCACCAGAGCCCGGCACCGACCGGCAGCCAGAGCAGTCCCGGCAGCACCGGCAGCAGTGTTCCCGGCAGGGCCACCAGCTGGAGGGCCAGCGCCAGCCACCAGATCGGATCAACCGGCATCGATCCTCCGAGCCAGTCGCCACTTGGCACTGCGGCTGCGGGGATTGCTGTCCTGTTCCTCCGCGGAGGCCACGACGGGCTTGCGGGTGAGCCTTTCCAGCCGGTCATCACGCAGGAATGCCGTCTTCACGCGGCGATCCTCGAGGGAGTGGAAGCTGATGATTCCCAGCCGCCCAGCGGGCTCCAGCCAGTCCGGGGCCTGCTGAAGCAGTCGGTCCAGCACACCCAGCTCGTCGTTCACGGCGATCCGCAGGGCCTGGAAGGTGCGGGTCGCGGGATGGATGCGTCCCCGCCGCACCTTCGGCGGATAGCAGCCGGCCACGGCGTAGGCCAGGGCGGCCGTCCCGCTGTAGGCCCCCTGCGCAGCCAGATCCGCCTTGATCCTGCGGGCGATACGGCGCGACAGTCGCTCCTCTCCATAGGCGTAGATGAGGTCGGCCAGCTCGCCCTCCTCAAGCCTCCCGATCAGCTGCGCCGCCGTCTCCGTTCCCTGATCCGGGTTCATTCTCATGTCCAGAGGCCCATCCAGGCGGAAGCTGAATCCCCGCGCCGCCACATCCAGCTGGGGACTGCTCACCCCCAGATCCGCAAGCACCATCAGGGCCGGTTCGTCAGGGGTGAAGTCCGCGAAGTTGGTGGCGACGATCTGAACTCTCTCTCCGAAGGGAGCCAGTCGCTCGGCCGCTGCTGCGCGAGCCGTGGGGTCCTGATCGAGACCGATCAGCCGCCACCCCGGATGCCGCTCCAGGAGCAGAGCGCTGTGACCGCCTCCACCGAGGGTGGCATCAATGAGCAGACCGGCCGATTCCGCCAGAGGCTGCGCAGCTGCCACAACGGCATCCGCCAGCACCGGCACGTGGCTGAACTGAGGCGCGATCGGCAAGCAACGACCCGAGGTGGACTCCTTAAGATTGATTCATCGATCGATCCGTGGCTCCCATGACGCAGCTGGAAACGCGCACGGAGCCGATGGTGGTGAACTTCGGGCCTCACCACCCCTCCATGCATGGGGTGTTGAGGCTGGTGGTGACCCTCGATGGTGAGGATGTGGTGGATTGCGAACCGGTGATCGGCTACCTCCACCGGGGCATGGAGAAGATCGCCGAGAACCGCACGAACGTGATGTTCGTGCCCTACGTGAGCCGCATGGACTACGCGGCCGGCATGTTTTACGAGGCGGTGGTGGTCAACGCTCCGGAAAAGCTGGCGGACATCCCGGTGCCGAAGCGTGCCAGCTACATCCGCGTGCTGATGCTGGAGCTGAACCGCATCGCCAACCACCTGCTCTGGCTTGGACCCTTCCTGGCGGACGTGGGAGCCCAGACGCCCTTCTTCTATATCTTCCGGGAGCGGGAGATGATCTACGACCTCTGGGAAGCGGCCACCGGTCAGCGCCTGATCAACAACAACTACTTCCGGATCGGCGGTGTCGCAGCCGATCTCCCCTGGGGATGGCTGGAGAAGTGTCGCGATTTCTGCGACTGGTTCGCTCCGAAGATCGACGAATACGAAAAACTCATCACCAACAACCCGATCTTCCGACGCCGCATCGAAGGGCTCGGCACGATCGAGGAGCAGGACGCCATCAACTGGAGCCTGTCCGGCCCGATGCTGAGGGCCTCCGGTGTGCCCTGGGACCTCCGCAAGGTGGACCACTACGAGTGCTACGACGATTTCGACTGGCAGGTGGCTTGGGAGAAGGAAGGTGATTGCTACGCGCGCTACCGCGTGAGAATCGAGGAGATGCGCCAGTCCCTCAAGATCCTGCGTCAGGCCTGCGACATGATCCCCGGTGGTCCCACCGAGAATCTCGAGGCGCGACGACTCAACGAAGGCAAGGGGAGCGAGGCCGCAGGCTTCGATTACCAGTACGTCGCCAAGAAAGTTGCGCCCACCTTCAAGATCCCTGACGGTGAGCTGTACACCCGTCTGGAATCAGGAAAAGGGGAGATCGGCATCTTCATCCAGGGCAACAACGATGTCACGCCCTGGCGTTTCAAGATCCGAGCCGCTGACAGCAACAATCTTCAGATCCTTCCCCACATCCTCAAGGGACACAAGGTGGCCGACATCATGGCCATCCTTGGTTCCATCGACGTGATCATGGGGTCCGTGGATCGCTGAGTCCTCTGGACATCCCGCCCTGGCTGACCCTGGAACGGACGGTTCGCTTCGGCGACACCGATGCTGCTGGTGTGATGCATTTTCACCAGCTGCTGCGTTGGTGTCATGAAAGCTGGGAGGAGAGCCTGCAGTCCTTCGGTGTGCAGCCAACGGACGTGTTTCCCGGCTGCCGCGGCCAGCACAGCTTCCCCGATGTGGCCCTGCCGGTGGTGCACTGCAGCACCGATTTCCTCGGACCGGTCCACGCAGGCGATGGTCTGGTGGTGACGCTCGAGCCCAGGCGACTGGATCCCGGC encodes:
- a CDS encoding response regulator transcription factor — protein: MSDAPPPSTDEQEVPAPRLLLVDDEPGLRTAVQAYLEDEGFDVTTAVDGEEGFVKAQQMLPDLVISDVMMPRLDGYGLLKKLRADERLGGTPVIFLTAKGMTADRTQGYMAGVDDYIPKPFDPDELVARVRNVAQRQQRLLQEAARFADTDMGQMAKQITEIRSLLAQAEALPAKEPVVHSFTPREASVLQLVAEGLMNKEIARQLETSIRNVEKYVSRLFNKTGTSSRTELVRYALEHRLVT
- a CDS encoding thioesterase family protein is translated as MDIPPWLTLERTVRFGDTDAAGVMHFHQLLRWCHESWEESLQSFGVQPTDVFPGCRGQHSFPDVALPVVHCSTDFLGPVHAGDGLVVTLEPRRLDPGSFEVSSNFLHAGSSVARGLLRHVAIKATTRRRCNLPEGVDRWLEASGLGRINPL
- a CDS encoding NAD(P)H-quinone oxidoreductase subunit H: MTQLETRTEPMVVNFGPHHPSMHGVLRLVVTLDGEDVVDCEPVIGYLHRGMEKIAENRTNVMFVPYVSRMDYAAGMFYEAVVVNAPEKLADIPVPKRASYIRVLMLELNRIANHLLWLGPFLADVGAQTPFFYIFREREMIYDLWEAATGQRLINNNYFRIGGVAADLPWGWLEKCRDFCDWFAPKIDEYEKLITNNPIFRRRIEGLGTIEEQDAINWSLSGPMLRASGVPWDLRKVDHYECYDDFDWQVAWEKEGDCYARYRVRIEEMRQSLKILRQACDMIPGGPTENLEARRLNEGKGSEAAGFDYQYVAKKVAPTFKIPDGELYTRLESGKGEIGIFIQGNNDVTPWRFKIRAADSNNLQILPHILKGHKVADIMAILGSIDVIMGSVDR
- the rsmH gene encoding 16S rRNA (cytosine(1402)-N(4))-methyltransferase RsmH produces the protein MPIAPQFSHVPVLADAVVAAAQPLAESAGLLIDATLGGGGHSALLLERHPGWRLIGLDQDPTARAAAAERLAPFGERVQIVATNFADFTPDEPALMVLADLGVSSPQLDVAARGFSFRLDGPLDMRMNPDQGTETAAQLIGRLEEGELADLIYAYGEERLSRRIARRIKADLAAQGAYSGTAALAYAVAGCYPPKVRRGRIHPATRTFQALRIAVNDELGVLDRLLQQAPDWLEPAGRLGIISFHSLEDRRVKTAFLRDDRLERLTRKPVVASAEEQDSNPRSRSAKWRLARRIDAG
- a CDS encoding cysteine desulfurase family protein; this encodes MVTRTRASDLTSSPLAFDHQATTPCAAEVVEAMEPYWCEQWGNPSSRQHRLGLSAAAAVSLARRQLAECLAVEPERVVFTSGATEANNLALLGHARARRRSGDRPGHLISVVTEHHAVLDPLHQLQREGFQLTLLKPGPDGLISPDDLRDAITADTVMVSVMAANNEIGVLQPLAELSAICRQRGITVHSDAAQAFGHIPLDPDALGLDLVSLSAHKLYGPKGIGALVIRPGIDLTPLQWGGGQEQGLRPGTLPAPLIVGFAAAARLTVSERDARSARLQKLRDHLLRGLEEQLPQILLNGAQAPRLAHNLNISVPGVNGNRLHRALRPELTCSSGSACSNGSPSHVLQALGRSRQLAEASLRLSLGRSTTEQDVEQAIRVITQAVRALTP
- a CDS encoding DUF456 domain-containing protein, which codes for MPVDPIWWLALALQLVALPGTLLPVLPGLLWLPVGAGLWCWHVGWSAGWPPLLLATVTFGLGLIADLLAVSLATARLQAGRWSAPAAVVGLGFGLLAGGFGVLIGPWLMATVVEAWSLQERSPELGWNARAVRSMRVGLAVVAGLLVSQVAQLLLALIGAVGFVLLTAL